One segment of Massilia sp. Se16.2.3 DNA contains the following:
- a CDS encoding formate dehydrogenase accessory sulfurtransferase FdhD has translation MFEAAALQRAMLDMAARQQLHGLTGAVHAAGWADSDGKLLCVREDVGRHNALDKLVGALARASIPRDGFAVVTSRASYEMVLKAARAGFPLLAAISAPTALAIQMADAAGLTLAGFVRGGKHVVYSGPQRLQCRGQV, from the coding sequence GTGTTTGAAGCGGCCGCGCTGCAGCGCGCAATGCTTGACATGGCGGCGCGCCAGCAGCTGCATGGCTTGACGGGCGCCGTCCACGCCGCCGGCTGGGCCGACAGCGACGGCAAGCTGCTGTGCGTGCGCGAAGACGTCGGCCGCCACAACGCGCTCGACAAGCTCGTGGGCGCGCTGGCACGCGCCAGCATACCCCGCGACGGATTCGCCGTCGTCACCAGCCGTGCCAGCTACGAGATGGTACTGAAGGCCGCGCGCGCCGGTTTCCCCCTGCTGGCCGCCATCTCGGCGCCGACCGCGCTGGCCATCCAGATGGCCGATGCCGCCGGACTCACGCTGGCCGGTTTCGTCCGTGGCGGCAAGCATGTGGTCTACAGCGGGCCGCAGCGCCTGCAATGCCGGGGTCAGGTCTGA
- the ppsA gene encoding phosphoenolpyruvate synthase — protein sequence MTDVESVGGKNASLGEMISQLASAGVRVPTGFATTAQAFRDFLEHSVDGGPSLASRIATRLEGLDIDDVRSLALAGAEIRQWIVETPFQPRLEAEIRSYYERLVADSVAEMSFAVRSSATAEDLPDASFAGQQETFLNVVGIDNILEAMKHVFASLYNDRAISYRVHKGFTHAEVALSAGVQRMVRSDLGAAGVMFTIDTESGFKDVVFITSSYGLGETVVQGAVNPDEFYVHKPMLAQGKKPVIRRNIGSKLIKMEFTQEAKAGRSVKTVDVPIEMRNRYSLTDEEVVELAKYAVIIENHYGRPMDIEWGKDGRDGKLFILQARPETVKSQQKATDAQQRFSLKGTGTVLTQGRAIGQKIGAGPVRVITDPSEMERVQPGDVLVADMTDPNWEPVMKRASAIVTNRGGRTCHAAIIARELGVPAVVGCGDATEVLKDGTFVTVSCAEGDEGKIYDGLLETEITEVSRGELPPINTKIMLNVGNPQLAFDFQSVPNGGVGLARLEFIINNNIGVHPKAILEYPNIDADLKKAVESVARGHASPKAFYVDKLAEGVATIAAAFWPKPVIVRLSDFKSNEYKKLIGGSRYEPDEENPMLGFRGAARYLAEDFAEAFEMECLAMKRVREEMGLTNVELMIPFVRTLGQAEKVIALLAKYGLKRGENGLRVIMMCEVPSNAILAERFLEHFDGFSIGSNDLTQLTLGLDRDSGMPLLAADFDESDPAVKAMLSLAIKACRDQGKYIGICGQGPSDNPDFAVWLMEQGIESMSLNPDSVIETWQKLASM from the coding sequence ATGACCGATGTCGAATCAGTCGGCGGCAAGAATGCCTCGCTCGGCGAAATGATCAGCCAGTTGGCCAGCGCCGGCGTGCGCGTGCCGACCGGCTTCGCCACCACGGCGCAAGCTTTCCGCGACTTCCTCGAGCACTCGGTCGACGGCGGCCCATCGCTGGCAAGCCGCATCGCTACCCGCCTCGAGGGCCTTGACATCGACGACGTGCGCTCGCTGGCGCTTGCTGGCGCCGAGATCCGCCAGTGGATCGTCGAAACTCCGTTCCAGCCGCGCCTGGAAGCCGAAATCCGCAGCTATTACGAACGCCTGGTGGCCGACTCGGTCGCCGAGATGTCGTTTGCCGTGCGCTCCTCGGCCACCGCCGAAGACTTGCCGGACGCATCCTTCGCCGGCCAGCAGGAAACCTTCCTGAACGTGGTCGGCATCGACAATATCCTGGAAGCGATGAAGCACGTCTTCGCGTCGCTCTACAACGACCGCGCAATCTCCTACCGCGTCCACAAAGGCTTCACCCACGCCGAGGTCGCGCTGTCGGCCGGCGTGCAGCGCATGGTCCGTTCGGACCTGGGCGCGGCCGGCGTCATGTTCACCATCGACACCGAATCGGGCTTCAAGGACGTCGTCTTCATCACCTCCAGCTACGGCCTGGGCGAAACGGTGGTGCAGGGCGCGGTCAATCCGGACGAGTTCTACGTCCACAAGCCGATGCTGGCACAGGGCAAGAAGCCGGTCATCCGCCGCAACATCGGCTCGAAACTGATCAAGATGGAATTCACCCAGGAGGCCAAGGCTGGCCGTTCGGTGAAGACCGTCGACGTACCGATCGAGATGCGCAACCGCTACTCGCTGACCGACGAAGAAGTGGTGGAACTGGCGAAATACGCCGTTATCATCGAGAACCACTACGGCCGCCCGATGGACATCGAGTGGGGCAAGGACGGCCGCGACGGCAAGCTCTTCATCCTGCAGGCGCGTCCGGAAACCGTAAAATCGCAGCAAAAGGCCACCGACGCCCAGCAGCGTTTCTCTTTGAAAGGCACCGGCACCGTGCTGACGCAAGGCCGCGCCATCGGCCAGAAGATCGGCGCCGGCCCGGTGCGCGTGATTACCGACCCGTCGGAAATGGAACGCGTGCAGCCGGGCGACGTGCTGGTGGCCGACATGACCGACCCGAACTGGGAACCGGTCATGAAGCGCGCCTCGGCCATCGTCACCAACCGCGGCGGCCGTACCTGCCACGCGGCCATCATCGCCCGTGAACTGGGCGTGCCGGCCGTTGTCGGCTGCGGCGACGCCACCGAAGTGCTGAAAGACGGTACCTTTGTCACCGTGTCCTGCGCCGAAGGCGACGAAGGCAAGATCTACGACGGCCTGCTGGAAACCGAGATCACCGAAGTCTCGCGCGGCGAACTGCCACCGATCAATACCAAGATCATGCTCAACGTCGGCAACCCGCAGCTGGCTTTCGACTTCCAGTCGGTGCCGAACGGCGGCGTGGGCCTGGCGCGCCTGGAATTCATCATCAACAACAACATCGGCGTACACCCGAAGGCCATCCTCGAGTACCCAAACATCGATGCCGACCTGAAGAAGGCGGTGGAATCGGTCGCTAGAGGCCACGCGTCGCCAAAAGCCTTCTACGTCGACAAGCTCGCCGAAGGCGTGGCGACGATTGCCGCCGCCTTCTGGCCGAAACCGGTCATCGTGCGCCTGTCCGACTTCAAGTCGAACGAGTACAAGAAGCTGATCGGCGGGTCGCGCTACGAGCCGGACGAAGAAAACCCGATGCTGGGCTTCCGCGGCGCCGCCCGCTACCTGGCCGAAGACTTCGCCGAAGCCTTCGAAATGGAATGCCTCGCGATGAAGCGGGTGCGCGAAGAAATGGGACTGACTAACGTCGAGCTGATGATTCCATTCGTGCGCACCCTGGGCCAGGCCGAGAAAGTCATCGCGCTGCTGGCGAAATATGGCCTGAAGCGCGGCGAAAACGGCCTGCGCGTCATCATGATGTGCGAAGTGCCGTCGAACGCGATCCTGGCCGAGCGCTTCCTCGAGCATTTCGACGGCTTCTCGATCGGCTCGAACGACCTGACCCAGCTGACCCTGGGCCTGGACCGCGATTCCGGCATGCCGCTCCTGGCCGCCGATTTCGACGAGAGCGACCCGGCCGTGAAAGCCATGCTCTCGCTGGCCATCAAGGCTTGCCGCGACCAGGGCAAATACATCGGCATCTGCGGGCAGGGACCGTCGGACAATCCGGACTTCGCCGTCTGGCTGATGGAGCAGGGCATCGAGTCGATGTCGCTCAATCCGGATTCGGTGATCGAGACCTGGCAGAAGCTGGCGTCGATGTAA
- a CDS encoding pyruvate, water dikinase regulatory protein — MTHDARPPLPPPTRTVFFVSDGTGITAETFGHAVLSQFEMRFRQIRIPFTDTLEKARDAARRINEVYNADGKQRPIVFSTLVKHDLSGVIRAANGMHMDLFQTFVAPLEMELGVKSTHTIGRIHNIVDSEEYKNRIEAINFSLAHDDGQSHKNLAEADVILVGVSRSGKTPTSLYLAMQYGIKAANYPLIPDDFERGKLPSSLPPFKHKLFGLTITPERLTEIRNERRAGSKYASIENCRYEVNEAEQMMKREGIRWLSSTTKSIEEIATTILQEIKPDRREY, encoded by the coding sequence ATGACGCACGATGCCCGCCCTCCGCTTCCTCCACCCACGCGCACCGTGTTTTTCGTCTCCGACGGAACCGGCATTACCGCGGAAACCTTCGGCCACGCGGTGCTCAGCCAGTTCGAGATGCGTTTCCGCCAGATCCGCATTCCATTTACCGACACGCTGGAAAAGGCACGCGACGCCGCCCGCCGCATCAACGAGGTCTATAACGCCGACGGCAAGCAGCGACCGATCGTGTTCTCGACGCTGGTCAAGCACGACCTGTCGGGCGTGATCCGCGCCGCCAACGGCATGCACATGGACCTGTTCCAGACCTTCGTCGCGCCGCTGGAGATGGAACTCGGCGTGAAGTCGACCCACACGATCGGCCGCATCCACAACATCGTCGACTCCGAGGAATACAAGAACCGCATCGAGGCGATTAACTTTTCGCTCGCGCACGACGATGGCCAGTCGCACAAGAACCTGGCCGAGGCCGACGTCATCCTGGTGGGCGTGTCGCGCTCGGGCAAGACGCCGACCTCGCTGTATCTTGCGATGCAGTACGGGATCAAGGCGGCGAACTACCCGCTCATCCCCGACGACTTCGAACGCGGCAAGCTGCCATCGTCCCTGCCGCCGTTCAAGCACAAGCTGTTCGGGCTGACCATCACGCCGGAACGCCTGACGGAAATCCGCAACGAACGCCGCGCCGGCAGTAAATATGCGTCGATCGAGAACTGCCGCTACGAGGTCAACGAGGCGGAGCAGATGATGAAGCGCGAGGGCATCCGCTGGCTCTCCTCGACGACCAAGTCGATCGAGGAAATCGCGACGACGATCCTGCAGGAGATCAAACCGGATCGGCGCGAGTACTAG